A stretch of Campylobacter volucris DNA encodes these proteins:
- a CDS encoding SLC13 family permease produces MKIIVASSILILLILLIQNKIKPFILFGSLALLYYLLEYLNLNTWLSSYTNDSLIVLVLLLLVSIAIEKSVIINWCSKFIIGKNYYLSLLKLGIITASISAFLNNTAVVASFMSVIKNNKFQAPSKLLIPLSYFCIVGGTMTLIGTSTNLIVNSFAVQNGLNSFKIFDFFTVGFCISFSVIVAILIFSFLLPKYKDEEKKLDEYLISAKVLKDSSLIGKNLVENGLRNLEFLFLFEIQRQDEIISPVSHNEIIKENDVLIFSGDVTHLELLRKFDGLKIGTQEIKHNTLNLVDVIISAESNLIGKSVKEANFRTKFDAGIIALKRGSKNISKIGQSFLQAGDRLILSVGNDFYSRDNLSKNFYIISNIMQNKKLNNIQSFIVVFIFLAIIALSALKIVTLLKALFVFLVFLIVFKFVSFEELKRRFPLEIFIIVGSSLAITKVLVDSGLAKDFAQIIIEIFGVYGVYGSFIGVYLLTLLLTEMITNNAAAALAFPIAYSSAIALEANPTPFILAVAYGASCGFLMPHGYQTHLMVSSICSYKTTDFIKIGWIVSLVYSTIVLSLTPIFFKF; encoded by the coding sequence ATGAAAATAATTGTTGCATCAAGTATTTTGATTTTACTAATTTTGTTAATACAAAATAAAATTAAACCTTTTATACTTTTTGGAAGTTTGGCTTTATTGTATTATCTTTTAGAATATTTAAATTTAAACACTTGGCTTAGTTCTTATACGAATGATTCTTTAATAGTGCTTGTTTTATTGCTTTTAGTATCAATTGCTATAGAAAAAAGTGTGATTATAAATTGGTGTTCTAAATTTATCATAGGCAAAAATTATTATTTATCTTTGTTAAAATTAGGCATTATAACAGCCAGCATCTCAGCTTTTTTAAACAATACTGCGGTAGTAGCAAGTTTTATGAGTGTTATAAAAAATAATAAATTTCAAGCCCCTTCGAAACTTCTTATCCCACTTTCATACTTTTGTATAGTTGGTGGTACTATGACTTTGATAGGAACTTCTACAAATCTAATAGTTAATTCTTTTGCCGTGCAAAATGGTTTAAATAGTTTTAAAATTTTTGATTTTTTTACTGTTGGTTTTTGTATAAGTTTTAGCGTGATTGTAGCTATATTGATTTTTAGTTTTTTATTGCCTAAATATAAAGATGAAGAAAAAAAGCTTGATGAGTATTTAATAAGTGCAAAAGTTTTAAAAGATAGTTCTTTGATAGGAAAAAATTTAGTAGAAAATGGTTTAAGAAATTTAGAGTTTTTATTTTTGTTTGAAATTCAAAGACAAGATGAAATTATTTCTCCTGTAAGTCATAATGAGATCATAAAAGAAAATGATGTGTTAATTTTTAGTGGCGATGTTACTCATTTAGAGCTTTTAAGAAAATTTGATGGCTTAAAAATCGGTACTCAAGAAATAAAACACAATACATTAAATTTAGTCGATGTAATTATTAGTGCAGAATCAAATTTAATAGGAAAAAGCGTAAAAGAAGCAAATTTTAGAACTAAATTTGATGCTGGTATCATAGCTTTAAAAAGAGGTTCAAAAAATATTTCTAAAATTGGTCAAAGCTTTTTGCAAGCTGGAGATAGACTTATTTTAAGTGTGGGAAATGATTTTTACTCAAGAGATAATCTCAGTAAGAATTTTTATATTATCTCAAATATTATGCAAAATAAAAAATTAAATAATATTCAAAGTTTTATAGTGGTTTTTATATTTTTAGCTATTATTGCTTTATCTGCTTTGAAAATTGTAACTTTGCTAAAAGCATTGTTTGTTTTTTTGGTATTTTTGATTGTGTTTAAATTTGTAAGTTTTGAAGAGCTTAAAAGACGCTTTCCTTTGGAAATTTTTATCATAGTTGGATCATCTTTGGCTATAACTAAAGTTTTAGTTGATAGTGGATTGGCAAAAGATTTTGCTCAAATTATAATAGAAATTTTTGGAGTATATGGAGTATATGGAAGTTTCATTGGAGTGTATTTACTAACTTTACTTCTAACTGAGATGATTACAAACAATGCAGCAGCAGCCTTAGCTTTTCCTATAGCATATAGTAGTGCGATAGCACTTGAAGCAAATCCTACTCCATTTATATTAGCAGTTGCTTATGGAGCAAGTTGTGGATTTTTAATGCCACATGGATATCAAACACATTTAATGGTAAGTTCGATTTGTAGCTATAAAACAACTGATTTTATCAAAATTGGTTGGATAGTTTCTTTGGTTTATTCAACTATAGTTTTAAGTTTAACTCCAATATTTTTTAAATTTTAA
- the cysC gene encoding adenylyl-sulfate kinase, with the protein MSKNLTWHTSNITKTQRAKLKNQKPCVVWFTGLSGSGKSTLANALEEKLFNLGYHTYILDGDNVRHGLNKDLGFDEASRIENIRRIGELCKLFVDSGLIVICAFVSPFEKDRTFVRSLLKKDEFIEVFVDTPLEICEKRDPKGLYKKARNGEIQNFTGINSPYETPLNPEIHIRKEDIKENVGMILEFLNEGNI; encoded by the coding sequence ATGAGTAAAAATTTAACTTGGCATACTAGTAATATAACAAAGACTCAAAGAGCTAAACTCAAAAATCAAAAACCATGTGTTGTATGGTTTACAGGACTTAGTGGTAGCGGTAAATCTACATTAGCTAATGCCTTAGAAGAAAAACTTTTTAATCTAGGATATCATACTTATATTTTAGATGGGGATAATGTCCGTCATGGACTTAATAAAGATCTAGGTTTTGATGAAGCTTCAAGGATAGAAAACATAAGACGCATCGGTGAGCTTTGTAAGCTTTTTGTAGATAGTGGTTTGATAGTAATTTGCGCTTTTGTATCTCCTTTTGAAAAAGATAGAACTTTTGTTAGATCTTTACTTAAAAAGGATGAATTTATAGAAGTATTTGTAGATACTCCTTTAGAAATTTGTGAAAAACGAGATCCAAAAGGCCTTTATAAAAAAGCAAGAAATGGAGAAATTCAAAATTTCACAGGTATAAATAGTCCGTATGAAACACCTTTAAACCCAGAAATTCACATACGAAAAGAGGATATTAAAGAAAATGTGGGTATGATTTTGGAATTTTTAAATGAAGGTAACATATGA
- a CDS encoding capsular polysaccharide export protein, giving the protein MAFYSTSKKLIINVKNFYKARFFNIFKPINKEDIFLGWGRKKSGFKAIKLAKKYNSKFLLLEDGFLRSLNLGIENSPSFSIVKDDVGIYYDATAPSRLENILNTYEFNEEELKQAKKAIKLIKQEKLGKYNNNLSLPKDLFSQNEKRVLIIAQVGNDASLKYGLAENFSTQEIINDAIKENPQAKIYIKIHPDVLSSKKQSDFDVKDIPKECILIKENYNPIELLSFFDKVYTKTSGMGFEALMMGLECVCYGKPFYAGWGLTKDKLKCKRRFKKRKLEEVFYAAYILYSEYFNPYLDKKSDIFDTINTLAKYKKIEQINSNNLYFLGFTLWKRWFIKPFFQAKKNKIIFLNSFDDILKYKINENDNFFIWGKRFEKKDLKSYLYNKNIKNDNIFLVEDGFLRSIFLGSDLTRPFSLVVDSKGLYIDPNQESDLEYILQNYEFDENLKQRAKNLINTIITNKFSKYNGLKHEDLKFNTNKKVILIPAQVEDDASMILGGAGFDTLKLLQVVRENNKNAFIVFKPHPDVLSGNRKGLKDKNIILKYCDEIIENVSIDSAINASDEVHTITSTSGFDALLRGKKVFTYGKPFYANWSLTNDMHNISRRTKKLSLEELAAGVLILYPRYIHPKTKNLCEVEVALDIMLKMQEKYFSNFYYKMILDSKIFILRKIRRAIEFVIGR; this is encoded by the coding sequence ATGGCATTTTATAGTACTTCAAAAAAACTTATAATTAATGTTAAAAATTTTTATAAAGCAAGATTTTTTAATATATTTAAACCCATAAATAAAGAAGATATTTTTTTGGGTTGGGGTAGAAAAAAATCAGGTTTCAAAGCTATAAAATTAGCTAAAAAGTATAATAGCAAGTTTTTGCTATTAGAAGATGGTTTTTTGCGTTCTTTAAATTTGGGTATAGAAAATAGTCCTAGTTTTTCTATTGTCAAAGATGATGTGGGAATTTATTATGATGCGACTGCGCCATCTAGACTTGAAAATATTTTAAATACATATGAATTTAACGAAGAAGAATTAAAACAAGCAAAAAAAGCTATAAAGTTGATAAAACAAGAAAAGCTAGGTAAATATAATAATAATTTATCCTTGCCAAAAGATTTGTTTAGCCAAAATGAAAAGCGAGTATTGATAATAGCTCAAGTTGGTAATGATGCTTCTTTAAAATACGGCCTAGCAGAAAATTTTTCCACTCAAGAAATTATAAATGATGCTATAAAAGAAAATCCTCAAGCTAAAATTTATATAAAAATTCATCCTGATGTGTTAAGCAGCAAAAAACAAAGTGATTTTGATGTTAAAGATATTCCAAAAGAATGTATTTTAATAAAAGAAAATTATAATCCAATAGAGCTTTTATCCTTTTTTGATAAGGTTTATACAAAAACTTCTGGTATGGGTTTTGAGGCTTTGATGATGGGGTTAGAGTGTGTTTGTTATGGCAAGCCTTTTTATGCTGGTTGGGGTTTAACTAAGGATAAGTTAAAATGTAAAAGAAGATTTAAAAAAAGAAAACTAGAAGAAGTTTTTTACGCTGCTTATATTTTGTATAGTGAGTATTTTAATCCTTATTTGGATAAAAAAAGCGATATTTTTGATACTATAAATACTTTAGCAAAATATAAAAAAATAGAGCAAATAAATTCAAATAATTTATATTTTTTAGGATTTACTTTATGGAAAAGATGGTTTATAAAGCCTTTTTTTCAAGCTAAAAAAAATAAAATTATATTTTTAAATTCTTTTGATGATATATTAAAATATAAAATTAATGAAAATGATAATTTTTTTATATGGGGAAAAAGATTTGAAAAAAAAGATTTAAAATCTTATTTGTATAATAAAAATATAAAAAACGACAATATTTTTTTAGTCGAAGATGGTTTTTTGCGATCTATTTTTTTAGGATCTGATCTTACTAGGCCTTTTTCTTTAGTGGTAGATAGCAAGGGTTTATATATAGATCCAAATCAAGAAAGTGATTTGGAGTATATTTTGCAAAATTATGAATTTGATGAAAATTTAAAGCAAAGAGCTAAAAATTTAATAAATACTATAATTACAAATAAATTTTCAAAATACAATGGCTTAAAACATGAAGATTTGAAATTTAATACAAATAAAAAGGTTATTTTAATCCCAGCTCAAGTAGAAGATGATGCTTCTATGATCTTAGGTGGAGCAGGTTTTGATACCTTAAAACTTTTGCAAGTTGTAAGAGAAAATAACAAAAATGCCTTTATAGTTTTTAAGCCTCATCCTGATGTTTTAAGTGGAAATAGAAAAGGTTTAAAAGATAAAAATATAATTTTAAAATATTGCGATGAAATAATTGAAAATGTAAGTATAGATAGTGCTATAAATGCAAGTGATGAAGTGCATACCATAACCTCTACTAGTGGCTTTGATGCGCTTTTACGTGGTAAAAAAGTTTTTACTTATGGCAAGCCTTTTTATGCTAATTGGAGTTTAACTAATGATATGCATAATATATCAAGAAGAACTAAAAAATTAAGCTTAGAAGAATTAGCAGCTGGAGTTTTGATACTTTATCCAAGATATATACATCCAAAAACTAAAAATTTATGCGAAGTTGAAGTTGCTTTAGATATAATGTTAAAAATGCAAGAAAAATATTTTTCAAATTTTTATTATAAGATGATTTTAGATTCTAAAATCTTTATACTTAGAAAAATTAGAAGAGCAATAGAGTTTGTTATAGGTAGATGA
- a CDS encoding capsular polysaccharide export protein, protein MNLGKKLKKFSGKNVLLLQGPVGSFFYKISKKIPDANVYKINFNGGDFFFYPFKSVNYRGSLENLENFYINFFKEKNIQIIIMYNDCRKIHEIAIKVAKEMGIEIWIFEEGYIRPNFITFEKDGVNANSTLPRDKEFYLNHKKFDKEYKIKNFSSTFKNMAFASFLYWFFAALFAWYFNNSLHHRSLKFFDFTPWLLSLYRKKKYKITEKPINEKIINLKQKYFLAILQVFNDTQLSHHYKKTTEKFIEEVIISFANHARAKSYLVFKHHPMDRGYKDYTKLIENLSLKYNVEGRILYVHDLHLPMLLSNARGTIVINSTVGLSALYHGSSLKVMGKAFYDIEGLTYQKSLHTFWKECRAYKPDARLHAKFRNYVIYKTQINGNFFKNTSLD, encoded by the coding sequence ATGAATTTAGGTAAAAAATTAAAAAAATTTTCTGGAAAAAATGTTTTATTACTTCAAGGACCTGTTGGAAGTTTTTTTTATAAAATTTCTAAAAAGATACCCGATGCTAATGTGTATAAAATCAATTTTAATGGCGGAGATTTCTTTTTTTATCCTTTTAAAAGTGTAAATTATAGAGGTAGTTTAGAAAATTTAGAAAATTTTTATATTAATTTTTTTAAAGAAAAAAATATTCAAATTATTATCATGTATAATGATTGTCGTAAAATTCATGAAATAGCCATTAAAGTAGCAAAAGAAATGGGTATAGAAATTTGGATATTTGAAGAAGGCTATATAAGACCTAATTTTATAACCTTTGAAAAAGATGGAGTAAATGCAAATTCTACCTTGCCAAGAGATAAAGAATTTTATTTAAATCATAAAAAATTTGACAAAGAATACAAAATAAAAAATTTTTCTAGCACTTTTAAAAATATGGCTTTTGCTTCGTTTTTGTATTGGTTTTTTGCTGCTTTGTTTGCTTGGTATTTTAATAATTCTTTGCATCATAGATCGTTAAAGTTTTTTGATTTTACTCCTTGGCTTTTGTCTTTATATAGAAAGAAAAAATACAAGATCACTGAAAAACCAATCAATGAAAAAATCATTAATCTCAAACAAAAATATTTTTTAGCCATTTTACAAGTTTTTAATGACACACAATTGTCCCATCATTATAAAAAAACTACGGAAAAATTTATAGAAGAAGTGATTATTTCTTTTGCTAATCATGCTAGAGCAAAATCTTATTTAGTTTTTAAACATCACCCTATGGATAGAGGCTATAAAGACTATACTAAATTGATAGAAAATTTAAGTTTAAAATACAATGTAGAAGGTCGAATTTTATATGTGCATGATTTGCATTTACCTATGCTTTTAAGCAACGCTAGAGGCACTATAGTTATAAATAGCACGGTAGGACTTTCAGCCTTGTATCATGGGAGTTCTTTAAAGGTCATGGGAAAAGCATTTTATGATATAGAAGGATTAACCTATCAAAAAAGTTTGCATACTTTTTGGAAAGAATGTAGAGCTTATAAACCTGATGCAAGATTGCATGCTAAATTTAGAAATTATGTCATTTATAAAACTCAAATAAATGGGAATTTTTTTAAAAATACTAGTTTAGATTAA
- a CDS encoding SGNH/GDSL hydrolase family protein, whose amino-acid sequence MEIVLLGGSNSVVKNGLRIGLEHKNTILHNFALGLSTSLQNLYELIRHAKTIKNADFIISESNINDYLSPINTTILLRNIDYFYEQLYKMQKTTIVLILPIPAQNDKAKAINETHRKNCYHYGFNLIDVDLYFKQNNLYAFDQNYKFHPMPLAMQELGKNIINHLNHFKKSKENIPCSKRKYFIFTPNLAKFEHKNSFFCEKVIRINALEKIFFPQEYLGYQILGIHTWTQSNLITHAISTISIENANFQIHKNFNMINNFQDLQNDKAFIDTQTYFYVNPQNIKQSEASSGVNISEKTTKLNHIDLIGILLLQNDDFYQSNLNLEKKNENFLIPPIEFYAKLIHEYEENIKFDKQSFLQSQNHNLMQFLTHKNLKNEFELFISKNTKLYGANLRIKERLSYKLGEVIIKNSKSFTGYLKMPFELIKIKKHHLKNQTNTKDLPPLKAYADYKQAQIAKTHLPYLLGNALLQASRTPFKIGYISLPFKLKKIAKNYKKKI is encoded by the coding sequence ATGGAGATAGTTTTACTAGGTGGGAGTAATAGTGTTGTTAAAAATGGTCTTAGAATAGGACTTGAACACAAAAATACCATCTTGCATAATTTTGCCCTAGGACTTAGCACTTCTTTGCAAAATTTATACGAACTAATCCGTCATGCAAAAACCATAAAAAATGCTGATTTTATCATCAGTGAATCAAACATCAATGATTATTTAAGTCCTATTAACACAACTATTTTGCTTAGAAATATTGATTATTTTTACGAGCAATTATATAAAATGCAAAAAACAACTATTGTTTTAATCTTACCTATACCTGCACAAAATGATAAAGCTAAAGCCATTAATGAAACTCATAGGAAAAACTGCTATCACTATGGTTTTAATTTAATCGATGTAGATCTTTATTTTAAGCAAAATAATCTTTATGCCTTTGATCAAAACTATAAATTCCATCCTATGCCACTTGCTATGCAAGAACTTGGTAAAAATATCATCAATCATTTAAATCATTTTAAAAAATCCAAAGAAAATATCCCTTGTTCTAAGAGAAAATATTTTATTTTTACTCCAAATTTAGCTAAATTTGAACATAAAAATTCATTTTTTTGTGAAAAAGTAATAAGAATTAATGCTTTAGAAAAAATATTTTTCCCACAAGAATACCTAGGATATCAAATTTTAGGAATTCATACTTGGACTCAAAGTAATTTAATTACTCATGCTATATCTACCATAAGTATTGAAAATGCTAATTTTCAAATCCATAAAAATTTTAATATGATTAATAATTTTCAAGATTTACAAAACGATAAAGCTTTTATAGATACTCAAACTTATTTTTATGTTAATCCTCAAAATATTAAACAAAGCGAAGCAAGTAGCGGGGTTAATATAAGTGAAAAAACTACTAAATTAAATCATATTGATTTAATAGGAATATTACTTTTGCAAAATGATGATTTTTATCAAAGCAATTTAAATCTTGAGAAAAAAAATGAAAATTTTTTAATCCCTCCTATAGAATTTTATGCAAAATTAATCCATGAATACGAAGAAAATATTAAATTTGATAAACAATCTTTTTTACAAAGTCAAAATCACAATCTCATGCAATTTTTAACACATAAAAATTTAAAAAATGAATTTGAGCTTTTTATATCTAAAAATACCAAGCTTTACGGGGCTAATTTAAGAATCAAAGAAAGATTAAGCTATAAGCTCGGAGAAGTAATTATAAAAAATAGTAAAAGTTTTACAGGATATTTAAAAATGCCTTTTGAATTAATAAAAATCAAAAAACATCATTTGAAAAACCAAACAAATACTAAAGACTTACCGCCTCTAAAAGCTTATGCTGATTACAAACAAGCTCAAATTGCTAAAACTCATTTGCCTTATCTTTTAGGAAATGCACTTTTGCAAGCTTCAAGAACTCCTTTTAAGATTGGCTATATAAGTTTGCCTTTTAAGCTGAAAAAAATTGCTAAAAATTATAAAAAGAAAATTTAA
- a CDS encoding cytochrome P450, with protein MGQCPFHPKPYKNKASTLMTFLLKRRSWLDGLYERSYKMMMGRVQMPGFDLYVVNDPKEVRRIMVDEVREYPKSQLLHELLEPLLGVSIFTTNGRVWEKQRELLRPSFEMTRISKVFGLMSEAASDMMARFDKYEDGAIIEVDEAMTFVTADVIFRTIMSSKLDEVKGKIVLDAFVTVQEQTVKTAMRRMFRFPTWLSNLLGEKKRLKAGMTIRKVLSDIIKPRYENALADKGKYEDILSSLLMVVDADTNERFSFNEILDQVAMLFLAGHETTASSLTWTLYILSISEKEQEKAYEEIMQVAGDEKFTIEHIKSMKYLTNIFKESLRLYPPVGFFAREAKHESKMRDKLIKEGSGVVVAPWLIHRHDNFWENPHEFDPSRHEDKSKIKKDTYMPFGMGERICIGQGFAMQEAILILANILRTYKLQLEENFTPDVVGRLTIRSANGMNIKFIKRKK; from the coding sequence ATGGGTCAATGTCCTTTTCATCCAAAGCCTTATAAAAATAAGGCTTCTACTCTTATGACTTTTTTACTTAAAAGAAGATCTTGGCTTGATGGGTTGTATGAAAGAAGCTATAAAATGATGATGGGTAGAGTCCAAATGCCTGGTTTTGATCTTTATGTGGTAAATGATCCAAAAGAAGTAAGACGCATTATGGTTGATGAGGTAAGAGAATATCCAAAAAGTCAGCTTTTACATGAATTACTTGAGCCGCTTTTGGGTGTTAGTATCTTTACTACTAATGGCAGGGTTTGGGAAAAACAAAGAGAATTGTTAAGGCCATCTTTTGAAATGACTAGAATTTCTAAGGTTTTTGGCTTGATGAGCGAGGCAGCTTCTGATATGATGGCAAGATTTGATAAATATGAAGATGGTGCCATCATTGAAGTAGATGAAGCGATGACTTTTGTCACTGCAGATGTGATCTTTAGAACCATTATGTCTTCAAAATTAGATGAGGTTAAAGGAAAAATAGTTTTAGATGCTTTTGTAACTGTGCAAGAACAAACAGTCAAAACTGCTATGAGAAGAATGTTTCGTTTTCCAACTTGGCTTTCAAATCTTTTGGGTGAGAAAAAAAGATTAAAAGCTGGTATGACTATAAGAAAAGTTTTATCTGATATTATCAAACCAAGATACGAAAATGCTTTAGCTGATAAGGGAAAATACGAAGATATTTTATCTTCTTTGCTTATGGTGGTAGATGCAGATACTAATGAAAGATTTTCTTTTAATGAAATTTTAGATCAAGTAGCAATGTTATTTTTAGCAGGTCATGAAACCACTGCAAGCTCGCTTACTTGGACGCTTTATATTTTAAGCATCAGTGAAAAAGAACAAGAAAAAGCTTATGAAGAAATCATGCAAGTTGCAGGGGATGAAAAATTTACCATAGAGCATATTAAATCGATGAAATATCTTACTAATATTTTCAAAGAAAGCTTAAGACTTTATCCTCCTGTGGGATTTTTTGCTAGAGAAGCAAAACATGAAAGTAAAATGCGTGATAAGCTTATAAAAGAAGGTTCAGGAGTAGTGGTAGCTCCTTGGCTTATACACAGACATGATAATTTTTGGGAAAATCCTCATGAATTTGATCCAAGTCGCCATGAAGATAAAAGCAAGATTAAAAAAGATACTTATATGCCTTTTGGTATGGGAGAGCGTATTTGTATAGGGCAAGGTTTTGCTATGCAAGAAGCAATTTTAATTTTAGCAAATATTTTAAGGACTTATAAGTTACAATTAGAAGAAAATTTCACACCAGATGTTGTAGGAAGACTTACTATAAGATCAGCTAATGGTATGAATATTAAATTTATCAAAAGGAAAAAATGA
- the nusA gene encoding transcription termination factor NusA has product MEKITDIIESIANEKNLQIEDVRQRVKKALINTAKKIYGDKYEFFVDSGKNLQLYQKIIVVADNDERLENENEHFIALSKAKAEAKDVEIGDELTYECYLENLGRTAVNILHKELEYNIQKLLEEKIYEKYQKMVGHMVFGSVVRIDSEENTYVEIDEFRACLPRKNRIKGEKFKVGDVIKAVIRHVYIDRTGMRMELSRTSPKFLEALLKAEVPEIKDGLINIYASARIPGERAKIILQANSPSVDAVGATVGVKGVRINAVSKELKNENIDCIEYSNEMAILITRSLAPAIINSVQIEDKKAIVSINSEQKSKAIGKSGINIRLATMLLGYEIELNEVNSEDKTLNQEEALKNLKALFGES; this is encoded by the coding sequence ATGGAAAAAATCACAGATATTATAGAGTCCATTGCTAATGAAAAAAATTTACAAATTGAAGATGTGCGTCAAAGAGTAAAAAAAGCACTTATTAATACAGCTAAAAAAATTTATGGTGATAAATATGAATTTTTTGTTGATTCAGGAAAAAATTTACAACTTTATCAAAAAATCATCGTAGTTGCTGATAATGATGAAAGATTAGAAAATGAAAATGAGCATTTTATCGCTCTAAGCAAAGCAAAAGCAGAAGCAAAAGATGTAGAAATAGGAGATGAACTAACTTATGAGTGCTATTTGGAAAATTTAGGTCGCACTGCTGTAAATATCTTACATAAAGAATTAGAATACAACATACAAAAACTTTTAGAAGAAAAAATATACGAAAAATATCAAAAAATGGTTGGACATATGGTATTTGGTAGTGTTGTTAGAATAGATAGTGAAGAAAATACTTATGTAGAAATTGATGAATTTCGTGCTTGTTTACCTAGAAAAAATCGCATTAAAGGTGAAAAATTTAAAGTTGGCGATGTAATAAAAGCTGTCATTAGACATGTATATATAGATAGAACTGGTATGAGAATGGAACTTAGCAGAACGAGTCCTAAATTTTTAGAAGCTTTGTTAAAAGCTGAAGTTCCTGAAATTAAAGATGGGTTAATTAATATTTATGCAAGTGCTAGAATTCCAGGTGAGCGCGCTAAGATTATCTTGCAAGCAAATAGCCCAAGTGTTGATGCAGTAGGTGCAACTGTGGGAGTTAAAGGAGTAAGAATCAATGCTGTTAGTAAAGAATTAAAAAATGAAAACATTGATTGTATTGAGTATTCTAATGAAATGGCAATTTTAATTACTAGAAGCTTAGCTCCTGCTATTATAAATTCAGTGCAAATTGAAGATAAAAAAGCTATTGTTAGCATTAATAGTGAGCAAAAAAGCAAGGCTATTGGTAAAAGTGGTATTAATATACGCTTGGCTACAATGTTGCTTGGTTATGAAATAGAGCTTAATGAAGTAAATAGCGAGGATAAAACTTTAAATCAAGAAGAAGCATTGAAAAACCTTAAAGCTTTATTTGGAGAAAGCTAA